The following are encoded together in the Cicer arietinum cultivar CDC Frontier isolate Library 1 chromosome 2, Cicar.CDCFrontier_v2.0, whole genome shotgun sequence genome:
- the LOC101515493 gene encoding uncharacterized protein, producing the protein MMNLSFDNAFQFTSLGIEKETKREKEIELAIQFNCVRIIFRRIWCFKLKLDVKELAIQFNCVRIIPYVRNIAIFLDEWWLLKPQNQCKGLAVGGVASMERDRVFLSTVIAKRHEANVVETEDGITIVFRGFINASHTSQNGFSSEVCQQFLVGFPHDWKHYSAHSSGNACEHVDSVTCFDDSNVSSHKKTADEISQEAMEAEDNGNIASHELSEPQFDIICCENGVSDILELNASFPKKTTAETSHVAMTAEDNSNVSQQQVDVIYKGEKGVSDVATTESSQSLTGVLDPVSCARLLEKSSFKSPLPIKKLEFDQLSGDGKEKRRVKRKIVDKVMCFSSPVRRSPRLHNCKKMR; encoded by the exons ATGATGAACTTATCATTCGATAATGCTTTTCAATTCACAAGCTTAG GGATAGAGAAGGAGACAAAACGTGAGAAAGAGATAGAGTTAGCAATTCAATTCAATTGCGTTCGAATTATTTTTCGAAGAATTTGGTGTTTTAAGTTGAAGCTAGACGTGAAAGAATTAGCAATTCAATTCAATTGCGTTCGAATTATACCTTATGTTCGCAACATTGCT attttcttaGATGAGTGGTGGCTTTTGAAGCCTCAAAATCAATGCAAGGGTTTAGCTGTTGGTGGTGTTGCTTCAATGGA GAGAGACAGAGTGTTTTTGTCCACTGTGATTGCAAAGAGACATGAAGCCAATGTTGTAGAGACTGAAGATGGCATCACTATAGTGTTTCGTGGTTTCATCAACGCCTCTCATACATCTCAAAATGGTTTTTCCTCTGAG GTATGTCAGCAGTTCTTGGTTGGATTTCCTCACGATTGGAAACACTATTCAGCTCATAGTTCAGGAAATGCATGTGAACATGTGGATAGTGTTACTTGTTTTGACGACTCAAATGTTTCTTCTCACAAAAAGACAGCTGATGAGATTTCACAGGAAGCTATGGAAGCTGAAGATAACGGCAATATTGCGAGTCATGAGTTGTCTGAACCGCAGTTTGACATAATTTGTTGTGAAAATGGAGTCTCAGATATTCTCGAGTTAAATGCTTCTTTCCCCAAAAAGACAACTGCTGAAACTTCACATGTAGCTATGACTGCTGAAGATAACAGCAATGTTTCTCAACAGCAGGTTGATGTGATTTATAAAGGTGAAAAAGGAGTCTCAGATGTTGCTACAACAGAAAGTAGTCAATCTTTGACGGGTGTGTTGGATCCTGTCTCATGTGCAAGGCTTTTGGAGAAAAGCAGTTTTAAATCTCCACTTCCCATAAAGAAATTGGAATTTGACCAATTATCAGGGGACGGCAAGGAGAAGAGACGTGTCAAGCGGAAGATTGTAGATAAAGTAATGTGTTTTAGTTCTCCTGTTAGAAGATCTCCCAGGCTacataattgtaaaaaaatgagATGA